The Bacteroidota bacterium DNA segment CAACCCGTTTTTCCTTGATGGGATACAGTCAGAAATCAGAACTCTGGAATACCCGTTACTTGATTATCTGAGAACTGGCATTGTAGCGTTTCCCAATACTGATAATCCGGGTATTTCTGGTGCAGGACTTACAGATAACTTCCTGCTGGCCAGCCGGCTGGCACCCGGACTCATGAGAATTGATCTGCTTCAGATGATCCGACATTCAGCCGAAGTAACGTTTCTGTTGCCGGATAAAAGACACCGTCTTATGGTAAGTCTTGAAGAAATGGTTTTGGAGAGTTTCACCGGCCATTGAAGACAAACGCCAATAAAAAATAACCCCGGAAGTTGTCAGCGGGATACAATTTCCGGGGTTCAACGGCAGGGTATGAGCAGCAGAATCGAGAAAAAGAAGCGTCAGACAACACCAGAAACCAATGGGTAATTGATATCAGATTTCCCTGAGGTAAACTCCATCATTTCAATCGGCCTACTTCTGTCCCACAAGTTTCACTCATAAGAATGAAGGCCTGCTTTTCTGTTTACTTTTTACCAAATAGGATTGTACTGACTAAGTACACGAAATAGCCGAAACTCATAGTCACTCCATTGTTAAAAATAAATAGAACTTTTGACCTTCTGACACGGAACCAGCCTGTAAGGAGTCAACGAGATACTGACAGACTTTACGGTGCCATTACCAATCAATAAAATGGGCAGATTTCATATTTATCAGATCTTTTATGGTTCAGATTAACAACCTTGATGTTTGGGAATTGTCTGACCGGTGATAATCCGGATAATATCCACAACGCAGGTTGGAATACAAGGACCGGTGTCCGGGATGATTCGTTGCATGATGTGCTATTCCTTCTATTGTTCTTCACAGATTAACAAGGTGCCTGATATACCTTTTTGATACCATTGTATAAGAGACGAAAACCAGGTTGTTTTCCAGGATGTCTGCACTGGATTCTTTTTTTCTCATCTGGATTTACTCCTGGTTTCAGTTCTGTTTTATTTTTTATCCTCGCTGACGGCTGCAATGATCGAAATAATTGCAGTAGCGATGGCTACAATGGTTTTCGTTTGCATAACGGTCTCTTTCTCCTTCTTGTTAAGTTTCCAACAGTAAAGAGAGAAAAACTGACCATTTTTCCAGATCACTCTGAAAAAAAAAGGAGTATCAGGGGGTGAATGGTTGAGGGATGCTGTTGAAGGGTTGGTAAATGTCATTTGCGTGTAAGTCGCATGGTCCGGGATAGCCAAAAGATAGCCTTGTTATTACAGGTTATTTGCAATGGACTATGATCAATTTTTCATGCCTGGTGGGGCAGACAGTTGCTATGCCAGATAATGAACAAGGGAAGGCTGGTTGTTTTTTAGGGATTGTTGAATTGTTCAAGTCGTTGACCGGCTCGTCCATGTTCATCGTCTTCGTGAATTTCGGTTGCAATGGTACCCGGCGCAGTCGTAAAGGTTGAACGGATTGTGATGTTTGCTGCTGGCGACATGCTGATGCTTCCTGATTCTGAAAAGTTGCCAGGTTGAAAAGAGCAGGTAAGTCGAAATAATTGCAAGCACGGATTTACAGAACTGTGGAATATTTCCCGGAACTTTTTACAGAAGGTGCAACTGCTATTGCGTCATGATGATTTCTTGCTGCCGGTTACTTCAGGAAGTTGGGCCAATAAAAATCAGAAACATTTCAAGTATGCCCAGGAGCACACTTGACCCCCTTCAGAAAGGGGGTCTGGAAATCGGACCAAAAATAATCCGTATGATTTAAGGAATGCTGATCGGGAATTCCGGTACGACTCTTTGTACGACTTTTTTCATGGTTACCTCCTGTTATTTTTTGTCCTGGTCAACAGCAGAGACAATGGTGGCAGCTGCGGCGACTACAGCACTGGCGATGGCAACAATGGTCTTGGTTTGCATAGCGGTTCGTATCCTTTCAATTTAGTTTGGAACCAAAAGATAAGAGGAAAGAACCCGAAGGATTTCCAGTTTCCTGTGAAAAAATTATTGAGATAGAAAAGAATGGGAGTTGTGGCGGGGTAAGTAAATGTGGGATGTATCAGTTCCAGTCATCCGGACCAGAATGCAAAAAGAGATGGCAAAACAAGGCTCAAGATTGGGAACAGGCTGGATTCCAATCAATCACAGTATAAACTCACCCGCCAATGTAAAGTCGTGGTGACAGCCAGTTTATGACAGGTTGAATGCATCGGATCATTGACGGCCGCCTTGTTTTATTAAACGGGGCCAATTAAATCACGGATAATAAACCGGATGATTTCTGGAATGCATGTTGGAATATTTGGGACAGAAACCTGAATAATTCGTTGCATGGATTGCTCCTATTCTTCGTCGTCCTGAATGGCGGTGGCAATAGTGCCAGCGGCAGAAACAACGGCTGATACAATGGCGATAATTGCTGCAGGTGACATGGTGGTAACTTTTCCTTTTAATTGGTTACTAAGACTTTCAAAGTTTAAAAACCTGATTTTTTCCTGATCCGGGTTTAATGACCCGTCCATTTCCTTTCTGATTTTTCTGCTTCAGTAACAACTGTTTTTGCGGCATAACGGTTACTTCCTTCCGGCTTCTATTTAATAATGGTGCTGACAATGATCCGGATGATGGCCGGAATACCGGTGGTGGTAATGATTTCTTCGGTACTTGGTGCAATTCTTTGCATGGTGTTACCTCCAGTTATTTTTTGTCCTGGTCAACGGCAGAAGCGATGGTGGCAGCTGCGGCGACTACAGCGCTGGCGATGGCAACAATGGTCTTGGTTTGCATAGCGGTTCGTATCCTTTCTTTTTAGTGGTGATCAACTGATAAGAGGAGAGAACCTGAAAGATTTCCAGTTAACTGTAAGAAAAAGTATTGAGCTGGAAGTGAATGAGCGTTGTGTCTGGGAAGGTAAATGTGGGATGTATCATTTCCGGCCATCCGGACCAGAATGCAAAAAGAGAATGCAACAGGAGGCTTAAGATAGGAACCTGGCTCGATACAAATCAATCACAGTCACGCCCCCCCCAGCCGATGCATAGTCGGGTTGGCAGTCTGTTATTGACAGGTTGGATGCGTCATATCATTGTTGGCCATTCTGCTTTACTGTACAGGACCGGTGATATCACGTATAATAATCCGGATAATGACCGGTGTGGTGGTCGGGATTGATGTATCGGTACCTGCTATGATGGGTGACATGGATCGGTCTCCGTTTACTTTTTGCCCTGATCGACAGCAGTGACAATAGCAGCAGCGGCGGTGACAACGGCGCTTGCAATGGTGATGATCGTTTTTGTTTGCATGTTGGTCCTTTTCCTTCTATTAATAATCTGACCAACAGATAAGAGTGGCAAAGTCTGAACTTTTCCAAAAAGGCTATAAAATCAGATCAGCCTTTCAGAGCGGAAAAAGGAGTTCAGGGGGCGGATCTGAACCTGAGGAAAACCGGGAGATTCCTCTCTGGTTATGCCTTTTGAACCTGTCATCCACAGGGTGACAGGTTCCTGTGAATCGGTCATGGCATAAAAAGGTATATTTTTCATCTGAAGATCATTGGGGAGCAGTTGTATTTGTCTATCCATTGCATCACTGTCAAGGTCAGCAAAGTAGAAGGGAATAACAGCAATTAATTTACCGAAGCGTCCGCCAGCTTTTTGCAGGTTGTAAATGCGGGCATCTGCATCCTTTTTATCAAAGGAATAGCTTTTTGCATCCACTGATAGTAACTGACCGCTTGTGGTAACAATCAGTAAATCAATCTCTGCGTTTGATGGCAGTTTGCCTGAAACAGGGGTTATTTCCACATTAGCAATTGCTTCGCTCAGTTTCGACGGTTTTTCCTGCTGAATCAGGGATTGAAAAGAATTCAGAACGGATCGTTCAAAATAATCGGAAGGACGTCGCATTCCGGTGAGCCTTTCAAATTCTTCCATTGATACAGAAACCTGATTTCGACCAAAAAACCGGGTCAGTTCCGGATCGGTAACTGTGAAGTCTGGTGAGGAACCGTCTGTGATCATATCCCTGATGAAACTACTGGTCAGCCAGTTACCCAGTTTACCGGGAATACTGGTTTCCATTTCCCGGAAAACTGCATTCAGTTCTTTTGGTGTGCCAATCTCCTTTTTGAAAAGCTGAATAAAGTCAGTGACCTTTTTTCTGATTTCAGGTTTTCGTTTTTCGAGCAATGTCCTGAATTCATTTAATGAAATATCCGTGGAAGAGGGAAGCTGGGAATATACGGCCTTCATCCAGCCACGGAATTCTGAGTTACTGTAAAAATCTGTAACCGGGTCTAAGCCGGATACCGGATAGATGGAAACTGATTTATCAGTTTTTAACAAACGATAGTTGAAGGCTGTTAATATCTCCTCCGCGGTCAGGTTGACTGATAGGGTGGTGGTTTCCAGTTTTGGTTCATTGCGAAAAATCAGCCATGTTTCCAATTGTTGATTTACCGGATTCGCATAACATGCACGATCGGGAATACCAGCCTGGTTCCGCCCGAGAAATAATTGCCAGCAGGCCAGTTGCTGGGGCTTCTGGCCACCACCCAGGCACCAGATAACCGGTTCGGAGGTGGGTAGCCGTTGCCTTACAACCCGGATTATTTCGTCAATTCTGCTATCCTGGTCTGATTTCAGAATGACCGGTTCGGTGACCCGGATTGAATGACTCTGCATCACCTGAATGAGACCTGTTGACCAACCTTCACCATTGGCCCGGGAGGTTTCGATGGGCATGAAGGAAGAAATTCCCAATTGAATAGCAGGAACCAGGTTACTGCTGTTTTGTTCCGTTGAAACTCCAATCATCAGCATGATGAATACTCCCTTTGATGAATCCAATTACCGGAATGCATGTTTAAAAATAAGCCTGAAGAAAATAAAAGGAAATGGTCCTGCTGAAACCGGTAGTTAACCATAGTTTGCCCCAAATTGGGTTGTTTTGAACCAAAAATCCCATTGACTGGCATCAACAAACACCGGGCTACCCAACCGGACAAAGGAACAGACAAGAAGAATACTGTCACGGTTGCCTTGTCCTCACGAGCAAATCAATTCTCAAAATATGAAAGAACCAATAGGTTCCATCATGGAAGAAGAATCAGAAATAGTCGCAATACCCTCACGGGTAAATCAATTCTCTAAATGCGCAACTTAACTGGTCCAGCACCTGTGGACCGGCGGACGTCGCAATACCCTCACGGGTAAATCAATTCTCTAAATCATTCGACCCTCTTTTTATAATATTTCCTTACAAAAAAAAATGTCGTAATACCCTCACGGGTAAATCAATTCTCTGAATAAGTAGAGTCGAAAGACAAAATCATGCTATCGTTGAAAAAAGAAAATGATAAGGAGTCGCAATACCCTCACGGGTAAATCAATTCTCTAAATTTGGATACCCTAAAACCGTTCATTTCGCAATCATTGCTTGCAGCTTTGTCGCAATACCCTCACGGGTAAATCAATTCTCTAAATTTAAACTCAAAGAGTCAATTCACCTCAATTGAGGAAGACAGTGTCGCAATACCCTCACGGGTAAATCAATTCTCTAAATTGTGACACCTCTGTAGCTTAGGCGTAAGAAAAAACAATAAATTGTCGCAATACCCTCACGGGTAAATCAATTCTCTAAATGGTTATCCGGAACATTATTCCCCGACTACGAATCGGCGAATATTGTCGCAATACCCTCACGGGTAAATCAATTCTCTAAATAGACCATAATACAACAGATACAGGAGACAACGTCATCGAGACCGTCGCAATACCCTCACGGGTAAATCAATTCTCTAAATAGTAATATCTTTGGCACATCAGGCTGGACGCAAGGCATTGAGTGTCGCAATACCCTCACGGGTAAATCAATTCTCTAAATAATGCACACTGGTATGCTGTAGCAATGGCTGGTTTGCCAATTGTGACGTCGCAATACCCTCACGGGTAAATCAATTCTCTAAATAGGTTCTGTCCGCCAAGACAGACGAGCAGCTCCGCGCAGCAATGGTTATGTCGCAATACCCTCACGGGTAAATCAATTCTCTAAATTTGCCTCTAACTGGTTAAGTGCCAAATTGAGGGCACTTGAAACCTATCGTCGCAATACCCTCACGGGTAAATCAATTCTCTAAATGGTGAGTTTAAGAAATTAAGCTTGCTGCGCTCGTCCCGTTAGGTCGCAATACCCTCACGGGTAAATCAATTCTCTAAATAACTGTTTTTTCAAAGACTTATAAAAACCGCAGATTTATCCAATATTGTCAAAGAACAATAATCATGCTTGATAAAACCAATATTATCAATCATTTAGACAAAAAATGGCTTCGTTTCACTGGCAATTTCTCAATCTCCCCCGACTAATCAATTAACCCCATCGGTTAAGTTCAATATTTTTAATCGTGAATGCAACGATAACTTCAATAATTATATAAACTTAGAAGTGCCCCTTTCGTCTTCTCAATCTGATTGGTTCCGATAACCCCATTGCCGGATTGAGAAACTGACCCCCTGCCATGGTATATAATTGGTTACCAAATTTCCGGCATTTTCTCAAATCGGTTTGTTTAAGCCCTCCGTAATAAGAAATTCGACAATCCGCCGACAGTATCCCAATATAAATGGAGACTACTAACATAAAGAGAATCAATGAGATGCATGGAAATAGCCGGTTTCTCAGATCATGTTCGCTCATGTCGGGTGTACCCATCTGTTTCGATCCTGATCAAACAGGCGTTACAAAGAAAATAATAGCGGATGGTATCACCTTTTCTGAGTAAATGCTGAATGTTTCTTCGCAGAGAAGTAAATTGTACCCGGGGTATTACTGCTCCCTCAAATACACTTTTCTGAACCCGCTCAAACCCCTGGTCAATCAGCAGATCGGCCACCTTTCGGCGAACGATATTTGTCCGGATATCGTATGCAGCAACAATCATGATTTACAGGATGATTTTATCGGACATTTCAGATTTATTTAGGTTACTGTATTCAATTATCGTGCTAGCATGTATCCGGGGTGTTCAATGGTATTTTCACCGATCACCATTTGAAATGCCATGGAGAAAAATGAGCTCTCTTACCAGTCAGGTACTCCGCAAGTTCTGTAGCCGTTTCATAAAAAATCACATCCAGACAGGTCTCTTTACCGTGATGGTAAAAGGGTGCATATAACCGGTCAAGAACCAGTCTTGCAATTGCCTGTTTGACCGGAGGCGAAAACGTGTTGCCTGAATGATGAAGTTTATGCAGCCGGAATGCTTTCAGTATGGCCCGGTCGACCAGCGGTTGCCTGAATATTTCAACCAGATCAAAAACAAGGGTTGGTTTTATTTCCTGATCGGAGTGCAGATAGGAAATCAGCGGATTGAGGCCCGCATGCACCACAGCAGATAACATCCGGTTATACAGAATACCATACCCATAATTTAAGGAGGCATTAACCAGATCGGTGGCCCCCCGCCTGACCCTGCCTTCAAAGGGAATTGTGTCTGGCAGCAAATATCTGAAAACCCGCCACCAGGAAGAAGCCGCCAGTCCTTCATAACCCATCAGGCTTGCAGATCGTGACGAGAAATCACCTGTAAAGGACAGTTCCGTAATCCGCTTACGGTATTCTGCCATGCGAGTAAGTTCTTCGGCGATCCAATCGGGTGCAGGGTTCTCTGGTACCCGTTGTTTCATGAAGTACCGGATGACCGCTTCCTGATTGATAATCTTGGATAACACCAACGATTGAGCAATGGTAAATCCTTTGATATTACGGGTTGCCTGTTCCTGGAAACGGGAAACCTCCCAACCCACATATTCGGGTGAAGTGAGAAAACCCATCGGGGTTCCGTCAGAACTTAATAGTTCAATGCGTATTCCTTCTTTGGCACAATCAAGAAGCAGGTCAGAGGATATGGAGCATTTCCTGGCCGAAATGGCTACAGAGCGGAGTGTTGAAAGTGGTTTACTCTTAATGATTTTATTACCTGCCCTCAGAACTGCGTTAGATCCGGATCTGCCTAAAATTGACCCGGGCTCATCTGCAAGCAGATCGAACCGAAAAGAAAGCAACCGGTTGTAGTACCGCTTTTTTCGTTCAATTTTCCGCTTGACCGTTTCACCAGCCGGTTTGGCGGATGGTGTTGATTGATCCTCAGCAGGAGAAAAGGGGTGTGGTGCGTCTGAATTGGCGCTTGTGGCCAACCGTGCGGTAACAGTGGGTTGCCCAGGTGACATTTTTTGACCACGATTCAGAATGACTGGTGCAGGGGGCCACCGCAGAAGCGAGATGGTTTTAAGATCGGGAAGCATTCGTTTTAACAGGTCGTTGATTTCAGTTTTTGACTTTCCTTTTTCAGACAATGCCGGGATTGCCTGATACCGTATTTCCTCCAGAACCTTTCCTTCAAGAATTTTTAATTGGCCGGCCGTTTCCCATGGCCCATAGTAGTGGTGCCATCCTGCCACCAGTTCATTGATATGATGCAACCATGCTTTTGGATCCTCTTTTAAAAAGTGCCTGTACTGATGTATGGTTTGATCGGCTCTTTCCATTTTCCCGGGTGCAATGGACCGTTGAACGGCAGCAGTGCCATCCATGATTGAAAATTGAATGCCACAAAATGAAAAAGGTTGGTTAACCGGTTGGGGTTCGGGTCTGGTGTCATTTAATTTCAGTTTCAATGGGTCGGCAAGGTAGGCGATTGCAGCGGGAATATGGGAAGATACACAATCAGCTGTCCGTCCCAGAAAGAGAAAATTATCTGCATACCGGACGTAATGAAATCCTTTTCTGTCGGTTATTACCGCCTGATCGAAACCAGTCAGGTACCAATTGCTGAGCAGAGGAGAAAGAACGCCACCTTGCGGGATACCGACTGTCCTGTCAAACCAGACACCACAGCGGATGGATCCCATGCGGGTCCATAATTCCAAAAGATTCAACATCCAGTCATCCTGAATAACCGGGGCTATTTGCTTTCGCAATACGGTGTGATTGATGGAATCGAAATAATTATCAATATCGGCCTGCCAGATAAACCCATGTCCGCACTGGATCATTCCGCTGATGGCCCGGATCATAAGCTGGTGTCCTTTTCCTGGACGGTAGGCATAGGAAAAGGGGGAAAACAGGGGTTCGAGAACCGGTTCAATCTGTCGTTTAACAACCAGTTGTGCCAGTTTGTCCCGAACCGTCAGCAGTGAAATTTTGCGATAGTCACCAGATCCTGGTTTGGGAATACTGATTGTCAGCGGTGGGTCGGGTGTATAATGACGCTCGTTCAGGTCGGTGAGTAACTGTTCCAGATTCTGATCGAGCCGTAACCCGAAGTCACGAAGTGAAACCTGATCGACTCCGCCCCCCTTTCCCTTCACCTTAATCAGTTGCCAACCGGCTTCCAGTTCCTGTTTGCTGGTCTGCCACATGGTGGTTCAGATCACAAAGTCGCCTGGTGGTGAGAGTTGGGTGCCATGGACCCGGTAATGTCCGAACCCAAACGTGGTATGCCGTCCCAGTGATAGATACTGACCACACCACAGTAACGGAAAAAGGTCTGTCCAGGGAGGATATATGGTGGCTGATCCTGTAAAGCCGTACCACACCTGTGAGGACTGATGCCGGTTGCTGTATCGTTTGACTGAATGCCAGCGGAGACCGGACTGAACCGGGGGAAGCGGACCATGCCAGAATGGCCGGTCATCTGCTTTGGCTGACTGATGGAAGTGAGCCAGGATCGCCAGACGTTCCAACAGACTGTCTGCTACCTTCTGAACCGAAAAAGGCGCATTTTCCGGGCCGGGTCCCATCAGACGACCGCTGCTTTTTAGATTAACCGGAGTATTGAAATGAATCAGGAGCGGGGCGGAACGATCGAGCCCGGCAGCGACCTGTGTGGCTTCTGCAATCAGATCGTTGAGCATCAGCGGACTGAATGTGCCGATCTGCCGGTCAGCTGATTCGTACAAAAGTGTTCGTTTACCGCTCCAGGATGAAAGAAAAACCCGCTGAACGGAAAACCGGCCCCTGTATGGGCCGTCTTCGCCGGAAAGTCTACCGGCTTGTTCCATTGCATAAATGAAGAGAGGCAGAGCCTGAACCGCCTGCCCAAACAGGTTCATCCGCAAACGAAATGCAGACCGGACCGTTTTATCCGGATTCACCTTACTCTTTGGAGGAATAATCAGATAGGGTCTGGGAATATCGCTTCCTTTAAACCAGGGCAGACTGTCGGTGTTGGCAGGCTCCATCCATCTGAAATAGGAACAGCCCGATTGAAGCGTACACGGATTACAATCCTGCAGTCCTGCCTGACGGTCCGGGTGCGTGCAGATCATCTGTTTGAGGGCGCGTGCAAACAACCCCCTGAAAACACTTCCCGAAAATTCGGGGACTGACAGCCTGCTCTGTGCCTTCAGATGAAATTCGAGCGGGAGAATCAGCAGATCCCCAGGCAGTGCTGCATTTGTAAAAACGTTCATTCATACTCCCTGAACCGGACAAAGGAAAAGCGGACCAGTTTACGGCCGTCGCCGGTTTCTGACGAATCCCGTTCAGAAGTGGTTGCCAGGCACCGGATTCCTGCTTCCCGCAACCGCCTGACCAGTGAGTACGTCATGCTCATTTCCCCCATTAACAGTACCACATCGTTTACAGGGTCATTCAGGTGACTTTTCAGAAGGGAAGCTGTTTTCTCTGCCAGTTCAGACAGTTCTGAGGTACTCATGGCCGGACTGACGGCAGGAAACGCAACATCCAGAATCTCACCAAATTGAGCAGCCGCCTCTGTCTGAGCAGCAGACCACCCCGCCGAGGGGTGGTTTGTGCAATTGATCAGCACCTCAGACCTTCCCCTTGTAAGTGGCCTTCTGAAGGGTCTTTCCTTTAATCACATCTAGAACAACCAGTACTTCATGGCCGGCAGTGAGACCCAGTCCATTCAGGTTCACACCTGACAGAATGGTTTCCGCATTTAAAAAGGGTCCCTCGAGGATTTTCACCCGTGGTGGTTTCGATGTTGAATCGGTGATTACGGCTTTGACCTGTCCTTGAGAAGGCGATGGACGGTTGGTTGGTGCGGCCGACTGACCAGATTTGGTGCCCTGAGGGGGGGTCATAACAGTAATGACTGGCATTTCAGTTTTTGGAAC contains these protein-coding regions:
- the cas2 gene encoding CRISPR-associated endonuclease Cas2; translated protein: MIVAAYDIRTNIVRRKVADLLIDQGFERVQKSVFEGAVIPRVQFTSLRRNIQHLLRKGDTIRYYFLCNACLIRIETDGYTRHERT
- the cas1 gene encoding CRISPR-associated endonuclease Cas1 gives rise to the protein MWQTSKQELEAGWQLIKVKGKGGGVDQVSLRDFGLRLDQNLEQLLTDLNERHYTPDPPLTISIPKPGSGDYRKISLLTVRDKLAQLVVKRQIEPVLEPLFSPFSYAYRPGKGHQLMIRAISGMIQCGHGFIWQADIDNYFDSINHTVLRKQIAPVIQDDWMLNLLELWTRMGSIRCGVWFDRTVGIPQGGVLSPLLSNWYLTGFDQAVITDRKGFHYVRYADNFLFLGRTADCVSSHIPAAIAYLADPLKLKLNDTRPEPQPVNQPFSFCGIQFSIMDGTAAVQRSIAPGKMERADQTIHQYRHFLKEDPKAWLHHINELVAGWHHYYGPWETAGQLKILEGKVLEEIRYQAIPALSEKGKSKTEINDLLKRMLPDLKTISLLRWPPAPVILNRGQKMSPGQPTVTARLATSANSDAPHPFSPAEDQSTPSAKPAGETVKRKIERKKRYYNRLLSFRFDLLADEPGSILGRSGSNAVLRAGNKIIKSKPLSTLRSVAISARKCSISSDLLLDCAKEGIRIELLSSDGTPMGFLTSPEYVGWEVSRFQEQATRNIKGFTIAQSLVLSKIINQEAVIRYFMKQRVPENPAPDWIAEELTRMAEYRKRITELSFTGDFSSRSASLMGYEGLAASSWWRVFRYLLPDTIPFEGRVRRGATDLVNASLNYGYGILYNRMLSAVVHAGLNPLISYLHSDQEIKPTLVFDLVEIFRQPLVDRAILKAFRLHKLHHSGNTFSPPVKQAIARLVLDRLYAPFYHHGKETCLDVIFYETATELAEYLTGKRAHFSPWHFKW
- the cas6 gene encoding CRISPR system precrRNA processing endoribonuclease RAMP protein Cas6, giving the protein MNVFTNAALPGDLLILPLEFHLKAQSRLSVPEFSGSVFRGLFARALKQMICTHPDRQAGLQDCNPCTLQSGCSYFRWMEPANTDSLPWFKGSDIPRPYLIIPPKSKVNPDKTVRSAFRLRMNLFGQAVQALPLFIYAMEQAGRLSGEDGPYRGRFSVQRVFLSSWSGKRTLLYESADRQIGTFSPLMLNDLIAEATQVAAGLDRSAPLLIHFNTPVNLKSSGRLMGPGPENAPFSVQKVADSLLERLAILAHFHQSAKADDRPFWHGPLPPVQSGLRWHSVKRYSNRHQSSQVWYGFTGSATIYPPWTDLFPLLWCGQYLSLGRHTTFGFGHYRVHGTQLSPPGDFVI
- a CDS encoding CRISPR-associated protein, with translation MLINCTNHPSAGWSAAQTEAAAQFGEILDVAFPAVSPAMSTSELSELAEKTASLLKSHLNDPVNDVVLLMGEMSMTYSLVRRLREAGIRCLATTSERDSSETGDGRKLVRFSFVRFREYE